One Nitrospirota bacterium genomic region harbors:
- the cbiQ gene encoding cobalt ECF transporter T component CbiQ translates to MFDNAYFNLGYLDTLSYRDTVIHRLDPRTKLLATLAFIVTTVSFPKHEIAGLLPFLLFPVLIFSFSDVPVKFILKKVLLVSSFAVFIGIFNPLLDRQIITSFFGLSVSGGWVSFFSIMLKFVLTITSALLLIATTSFPGVCHALQKMGMPEIFVSQLLFLYRYIFVLAEESMKIVRARDMRSFGGKGLGIKPAINLFGTLFLHTVERAERIYQAMLSRGFTGRLNTSRTYCFTIADALFAGLTIIFLYFFRMHDVVGIIGRVSMRMLG, encoded by the coding sequence ATGTTCGATAATGCATATTTTAATCTCGGTTATCTCGACACGCTGTCCTACCGGGACACGGTCATCCACAGGCTCGACCCAAGGACAAAGCTGCTGGCCACCCTGGCGTTCATTGTTACGACCGTATCGTTTCCCAAGCATGAAATAGCAGGGCTTCTGCCTTTCCTGCTTTTCCCTGTTCTGATCTTTTCGTTCAGTGATGTCCCGGTGAAGTTCATCCTGAAAAAAGTGCTCCTGGTATCATCTTTCGCCGTATTTATCGGCATATTCAATCCTCTGCTTGACAGACAGATCATCACGTCTTTCTTCGGCCTTTCTGTTTCAGGTGGCTGGGTCTCTTTTTTCTCGATCATGCTGAAGTTTGTTCTGACGATAACGTCTGCCCTGCTCCTTATTGCAACCACCTCATTTCCAGGGGTCTGTCACGCACTGCAGAAGATGGGCATGCCGGAAATATTTGTTTCTCAGCTTCTATTCCTCTATCGGTATATTTTTGTTCTGGCTGAGGAGAGCATGAAGATCGTACGCGCCAGGGATATGCGTTCATTTGGGGGAAAAGGGCTCGGCATCAAGCCGGCAATAAACCTTTTCGGCACTCTTTTCCTCCATACGGTTGAACGGGCCGAACGAATCTATCAGGCCATGCTTTCGCGCGGCTTTACCGGCAGACTCAATACCTCAAGGACTTATTGCTTTACCATTGCTGACGCACTGTTTGCCGGCCTCACGATCATTTTTTTATATTTTTTCAGAATGCATGACGTGGTCGGCATTATAGGAAGAGTTTCGATGAGGATGCTGGGGTAA
- a CDS encoding tyrosine--tRNA ligase: protein MLSPEKQLETIGRGTVEIISEPDLLKKLQRSCKENRPLQVKAGFDPTAPDIHIGHTVLLEKMRQFQDLGHEVTFLIGDFTGMIGDPTGKNETRKPLTKEEVLKNAETYKAQVFKVLDPVKTRIRFNSEWLESLGSMEIVKLGSMQTVARMLERDDFKKRFKNEQDISILEFYYPLFQAYDSVALKSDIELGGTDQKFNLLMGRTLQRKSSMEEQVVITMPLLEGLDGVNKMSKSLGNYIGINEPAFEYVNGELAGMFKKVMSVPDTLIERYFELLSRISVEEFNALKEGLKNGSRDPRDAKKELAMELVTRYCGQEEAEKARDKYHAVFEEKNLSDLEATFPILEVSAGSAENAAWLPQIMKQAGLVQGTGEAVRLIKQGGVKVNDLVVSDTNLRLQTGEHIVKVGKKKFYKIIVKG from the coding sequence ATGCTTTCACCCGAAAAACAGCTTGAAACAATAGGGCGCGGTACGGTCGAGATCATCAGCGAACCGGACCTGCTGAAGAAGCTGCAACGGTCATGTAAAGAGAACAGGCCCCTCCAGGTCAAAGCCGGTTTTGACCCGACCGCGCCTGACATCCATATCGGTCATACCGTGCTTCTTGAGAAGATGCGCCAGTTCCAGGACCTTGGCCATGAAGTGACCTTCCTGATCGGTGACTTCACCGGCATGATCGGCGATCCAACCGGCAAGAATGAAACGCGCAAACCCCTTACAAAAGAGGAAGTGCTTAAGAATGCCGAGACGTACAAAGCGCAGGTTTTCAAAGTGCTTGATCCCGTAAAAACGCGGATACGATTTAACAGCGAATGGCTTGAAAGTTTGGGAAGCATGGAGATTGTAAAGCTTGGCTCGATGCAGACTGTTGCAAGAATGCTCGAACGGGATGATTTCAAGAAGAGATTCAAGAATGAACAGGACATAAGCATACTGGAATTCTACTATCCTCTTTTTCAGGCATATGACTCTGTTGCGCTTAAGTCAGATATTGAGCTTGGCGGCACAGACCAGAAATTTAACCTTCTGATGGGCAGGACCCTGCAGCGAAAGAGTTCAATGGAAGAGCAGGTTGTGATCACGATGCCGCTTCTTGAGGGACTTGATGGCGTGAACAAGATGTCCAAGAGCCTTGGCAACTACATCGGCATCAACGAGCCTGCCTTTGAATATGTAAATGGTGAGCTTGCCGGCATGTTCAAGAAAGTGATGAGCGTTCCGGATACCCTGATAGAAAGGTATTTTGAGCTCCTGAGCCGCATCTCTGTGGAGGAGTTCAATGCACTGAAAGAGGGCCTGAAAAATGGCTCAAGAGATCCGAGGGATGCGAAGAAGGAACTTGCCATGGAGCTGGTGACGCGATACTGCGGGCAGGAAGAGGCTGAAAAGGCCAGGGATAAGTATCATGCAGTGTTTGAAGAAAAAAACCTGAGCGATCTTGAGGCGACCTTCCCGATTCTTGAAGTATCTGCCGGCAGTGCAGAAAACGCTGCATGGCTTCCTCAGATCATGAAGCAGGCCGGACTTGTGCAAGGCACTGGCGAGGCAGTTCGACTTATCAAGCAGGGCGGGGTCAAAGTGAACGATCTGGTCGTCTCTGATACGAATTTGAGACTTCAGACCGGCGAACATATTGTGAAGGTCGGCAAGAAGAAGTTCTACAAGATTATCGTGAAAGGATAG
- a CDS encoding ribbon-helix-helix protein, CopG family gives MPVSVRLDKETEELLEKAARVMSKPRSRIMKESIKAFCLRILEQEEKTPYELSKDLIGKEGSGRRDLSVRGKEIFREMLRKKHNARH, from the coding sequence ATGCCGGTAAGCGTAAGATTAGACAAAGAAACAGAAGAGTTGCTTGAAAAAGCGGCGCGAGTGATGAGCAAGCCTCGGAGCAGGATAATGAAGGAATCCATTAAAGCTTTTTGCCTAAGAATATTGGAGCAGGAAGAAAAGACTCCTTACGAACTCTCTAAAGACCTTATCGGCAAAGAAGGCAGCGGCAGACGCGATCTTTCAGTCAGGGGGAAAGAGATATTCAGGGAGATGCTGCGAAAGAAACATAATGCTCGCCATTGA
- a CDS encoding PIN domain-containing protein, translating into MLAIDTGPIVALFDREDDKHHICLGTFKAIRQPIITTWPVLTEAFHLLGFSTTVQDNLWEFIERGTVTVHQLDKELSKRCRALMKQYRDLPMDFADASLVAVAEKENIHTIFTLDDDFRVYRTKQKRPFNLLPGWKR; encoded by the coding sequence ATGCTCGCCATTGATACTGGCCCGATTGTCGCTCTTTTTGACAGAGAGGATGACAAACACCATATCTGTCTTGGAACATTCAAGGCAATCCGGCAGCCTATTATTACAACCTGGCCTGTTTTGACAGAGGCCTTCCATCTTCTTGGCTTTTCAACCACGGTCCAGGACAATCTTTGGGAATTCATAGAGCGTGGAACTGTCACAGTCCATCAGCTTGATAAAGAACTTTCAAAACGATGCAGAGCCTTGATGAAACAATATCGGGACCTCCCCATGGATTTTGCTGATGCCTCCCTTGTAGCTGTTGCAGAAAAAGAGAATATTCATACGATTTTTACACTTGATGACGATTTCAGGGTCTATCGGACAAAACAAAAGAGACCTTTCAATTTATTGCCAGGGTGGAAGAGATAA
- a CDS encoding NUDIX hydrolase gives MAVLNKKILWQGRFLRAVLIDYNVRCNSSNCIEKRDWEAFERVNCDGVIGIVPFTGNNELILIRQFRPPINGFVIELPAGLVDKGESFEQAVRRELIEETGYEAGDVQFLTEGPMSSGASSEILSVYIATGLRHVGIGQRDETEDIEVIPVPLGNVTAKLEELRQSGNHIDMKIYGMIEMAKKYLLRSS, from the coding sequence ATGGCCGTATTGAACAAGAAGATCCTCTGGCAAGGCAGATTTTTGCGCGCTGTGCTCATTGATTACAATGTTCGCTGCAATTCGAGCAACTGCATCGAAAAGAGAGACTGGGAGGCATTTGAACGCGTAAACTGCGACGGGGTCATCGGCATTGTTCCGTTTACCGGCAATAATGAGCTGATCCTGATCAGGCAGTTCAGGCCGCCCATAAACGGGTTTGTGATAGAACTTCCTGCCGGGCTTGTTGATAAGGGAGAATCCTTTGAGCAGGCCGTGCGCAGGGAACTGATCGAGGAGACCGGATATGAGGCAGGGGATGTACAGTTCCTGACCGAAGGCCCCATGTCATCAGGCGCCTCTTCGGAGATCCTCTCGGTGTACATTGCCACAGGCTTGAGACATGTCGGCATAGGCCAGCGCGATGAAACAGAGGATATCGAGGTGATCCCTGTCCCCCTCGGAAACGTAACAGCCAAACTGGAAGAACTGCGGCAGAGCGGAAACCACATTGATATGAAAATTTACGGGATGATCGAGATGGCGAAAAAATACTTACTAAGGAGTTCATAA
- a CDS encoding type II toxin-antitoxin system RelE/ParE family toxin encodes MIKSFRDRGTEDIFDRHNTKEARQSCPQQILRVAQRKLDQLNGVVSLESLKIPPANFLEALKDERKGQHTIRINDQFRVCFVWIDDGAENVEITDYH; translated from the coding sequence ATGATCAAATCGTTCCGTGACAGGGGCACCGAGGATATTTTCGACAGGCATAACACCAAAGAGGCACGCCAGAGCTGTCCACAGCAAATCTTGCGAGTGGCGCAACGAAAACTTGATCAACTTAACGGTGTCGTTTCCCTGGAATCATTGAAAATTCCGCCCGCAAACTTTCTCGAAGCCCTTAAGGATGAGCGTAAGGGGCAGCACACCATACGGATCAATGATCAGTTCCGTGTCTGTTTTGTCTGGATAGACGATGGAGCGGAAAATGTCGAAATTACTGATTACCACTAA
- a CDS encoding ATP-binding cassette domain-containing protein has translation MSHHIVEFKDVHYHYPDGTAALNGLSLRITHGESVGIVGANGSGKSTLLMHTNGYLLPQTGTITIGDFRLDKKTRQEIRKKVGLIFQNPDDQLFMPTVFDDVAFGPLNLGLSSERVNETVQEALETVGCSALRDKPPHHLSGGQKSAVAIASVIAMQPDILVMDEPASHLDPKSRRALINLLKHFHHTKIIASHDLDLILDVCRRCIIVKEGRVVADGPTEEILSDRQLLEENNLELPLSLQKRDLPRGGTMDEISKLQHLLGHWAEHNMEHAKTYEDWAKKAEALGKRELAEVLKKIADETMTMDSQFKKAMELCK, from the coding sequence GTGAGCCATCATATCGTCGAATTTAAAGACGTTCATTACCACTACCCTGACGGCACCGCCGCTCTCAACGGCCTCTCCCTCAGGATCACCCATGGAGAGTCGGTCGGGATCGTAGGAGCCAACGGCTCGGGCAAGTCAACGCTTCTGATGCATACAAACGGGTACCTGCTGCCGCAGACCGGCACGATCACCATCGGCGATTTCCGGCTTGATAAAAAGACCCGGCAGGAGATCAGAAAAAAAGTCGGCCTGATATTCCAGAACCCTGATGATCAGCTCTTCATGCCGACGGTCTTTGACGATGTTGCATTCGGCCCGCTCAATCTCGGTCTCAGCTCTGAACGGGTCAACGAAACCGTGCAGGAGGCGCTCGAAACTGTCGGCTGTTCAGCGCTGAGAGACAAGCCGCCGCATCATCTGTCCGGCGGACAGAAGAGCGCGGTTGCGATCGCATCGGTCATTGCGATGCAGCCGGATATCCTGGTCATGGACGAACCGGCTTCTCACCTTGACCCGAAATCGAGACGGGCATTAATCAACCTTCTGAAACACTTTCACCATACCAAGATCATTGCATCGCATGATCTTGATCTGATCCTCGATGTCTGCAGGAGATGTATTATCGTAAAGGAGGGAAGAGTTGTTGCCGACGGGCCGACAGAAGAGATCCTGTCCGACAGGCAGCTGCTTGAAGAGAACAATCTTGAACTGCCGTTATCATTACAGAAAAGAGATCTGCCAAGAGGAGGAACTATGGACGAGATCAGCAAACTGCAGCACCTGTTAGGTCACTGGGCCGAACACAACATGGAGCACGCAAAAACATATGAGGACTGGGCAAAGAAAGCCGAGGCCCTCGGAAAGAGGGAACTGGCCGAAGTCCTGAAGAAGATCGCCGACGAGACCATGACAATGGACAGCCAGTTCAAAAAGGCGATGGAGCTCTGCAAATAG
- a CDS encoding MgtC/SapB family protein: MAAAEIILKLLLGTLLGGIIGFERQTHGRPAGFRTQLLVCVSCVLLMIISEGYYANSAQFGLMRIDPTRIAAGAMTGVGFLGAGVILKTGASVQGLTTAACVWIVSAIGLAIGAGQYVAGIVGFVITFVSLWFLRLLETRMPRTVYKFVTLITDSTGDEKTICEVFEEKGFRVTKMDYEIQFPEKERTFVFTVAGQHSSPIRQVIETLSGLSFVRRLEIKS; the protein is encoded by the coding sequence GTGGCAGCTGCCGAAATCATACTGAAGCTCCTTCTCGGCACACTCCTCGGCGGCATTATCGGGTTCGAGCGTCAGACTCACGGCAGACCGGCCGGTTTCAGAACACAGCTCCTTGTCTGCGTTTCCTGCGTGCTGCTCATGATCATCTCAGAGGGCTATTATGCGAACAGCGCACAGTTCGGGCTGATGCGGATCGATCCCACGCGGATCGCTGCAGGTGCCATGACCGGCGTGGGATTTCTGGGCGCAGGCGTTATCCTCAAGACAGGCGCCTCAGTGCAGGGGCTTACCACGGCTGCCTGTGTCTGGATCGTCTCTGCCATCGGGCTTGCCATCGGTGCAGGTCAGTATGTTGCCGGTATTGTCGGTTTTGTGATCACCTTTGTGTCCCTCTGGTTCCTGCGACTTCTTGAGACGAGAATGCCGAGAACGGTCTATAAATTTGTGACCCTGATCACAGACAGCACCGGAGACGAAAAAACGATCTGTGAAGTTTTTGAGGAGAAAGGATTCAGGGTCACCAAGATGGATTATGAGATCCAGTTCCCTGAAAAAGAACGGACCTTTGTTTTTACCGTGGCTGGTCAGCACAGCTCTCCTATCAGGCAGGTGATCGAAACCCTCTCAGGTCTGAGTTTTGTCAGGAGGCTTGAGATAAAAAGCTAA